Proteins encoded in a region of the Pieris brassicae chromosome 3, ilPieBrab1.1, whole genome shotgun sequence genome:
- the LOC123707319 gene encoding blood vessel epicardial substance-like: MEVVILKARAQLNRLVSVRRANARGARAHGAASSRAPARVREMATASPKATWLNATLAFNLSRINTTFDTDYELLNGNTTDEHDNHWFCAKWTSAQQDLFQAANLCFAIAFLAPKSFKQSILVLRALAATGAVLMGMWAGAEVCAPDVLAWSLALVVVNSIHTVFLIIRFLPPALSLELTDLYLKLFKPLKVSKKHFQELTREARVVKLEPGEAYAVEEVTPADERLSILLKGKMKVSCDETHLHYIQPYQFVDSPEWEANREQSDDVFQVTVVAEEVCTCLCWPRMRLERVLRHRPFLKVVLDCLIGKDITHKLYSVSEGLGLGTSGDNDGPTSHLTRSASVDAVHEGARGRLRSVAWRSHMPTAKGNSYWQPVVARQFLRQSPFSRSVAPPPRLLTQASSASLQPAAQPRRRSPPRRTASFRRSREVKFAEVPGAEPLV; encoded by the exons ATGGAGGTGGTAATATTGAAAGCGAGAGCCCAACTGAATCGTCTGGTGTCGGTGAGGCGCGCGAACGCAAGGggggcgcgcgcgcacggcgCTGCGTCGTCGCGCGCGCCGGCCCGCGTCCGCGAAATGGCGACCGCGTCACCTAAAGCCACATGGCTTAACGCCACCCTTGCGTTTAACCTCTCGCGCATTAACACCACCTTTGACACCGATTATGAACTGCTCAATGGCAACACAACTGATGAACACGATAATCATTGGTTCTGCGCGAAGTGGACAAGTGCCCAACAGGATCTCTTCCAG GCAGCCAACCTTTGCTTCGCAATAGCATTCCTGGCACCGAAGAGTTTTAAACAGAGTATATTGGTGCTACGAGCGCTGGCCGCTACTGGAGCGGTGCTCATGGGCATGTGGGCCGGCGCAGAAGTTTGTGCTCCTGATGTTCTAGCCTGGAGTCTGGCCTTGGTCGTTGTCAACTCTATACAtactgttttcttaattataag GTTTTTGCCGCCAGCCCTTTCGCTAGAACTAACCGATTTGTACCTGAAACTATTTAAGCCGTTAAAAGTAAGCAAGAAACATTTCCAAGAGCTGACGAGAGAGGCGAGGGTCGTGAAGCTGGAACCAGGTGAAGCGTACGCTGTCGAGGAGGTCACACCCGCGGACGAGAGATTATCAATATTACTGAAGGGAAA aatGAAAGTGAGTTGTGACGAGACACATCTACACTACATTCAGCCTTATCAGTTCGTAGATTCACCTGAGTGGGAAGCAAACCGCGAACAGTCGGATGACGTCTTCCAG GTAACGGTGGTAGCAGAGGAAGTGTGCACTTGCCTTTGTTGGCCTCGCATGCGTCTGGAGCGTGTTCTGCGGCATAGACCTTTTCTAAAGGTTGTGCTTGACTGCCTTATTG gGAAAGACATAACACACAAGTTATACTCAGTGAGTGAAGGGCTTGGTCTAGGTACATCTGGTGACAATGATGGACCTACCTCACACCTCACGAGGTCGGCCAGTGTGGATGCCGTTCACGAAGGCGCTAGAGGGCGACTCAGGAGTGTTGCCTGGAGGTCACATATGCCTACTGCAAAAG GCAATTCATACTGGCAACCGGTAGTTGCCCGACAATTCTTGCGGCAATCGCCATTCAGTCGGAGCGTGGCACCGCCTCCGCGGTTGCTGACGCAGGCTTCGTCAGCAAGTCTCCAGCCGGCCGCCCAGCCTCGCCGGCGGAGCCCGCCTCGGCGCACCGCGTCCTTCCGGCGGAGTCGCGAGGTAAAATTCGCGGAGGTCCCCGGCGCTGAGCCCCTCGTGTGA